Genomic window (Desulforhopalus sp.):
CTATAAGCGAACGGCAAACACCACGGTGGTCTTGAACGATAAGGATACGGTGGTCATCGGCGGCATTATCGGCCATGATTCCACAGAAAACGAATGGAAGATCCCGGTTCTTGGCGATATCCCGGTCCTTGGCTGGCTGTTTAAAACCCACAGCACGACCAACGCCAAGACCAATATGTTTATCTTTATCACGCCACGGATAGTCCGCAATCCCAGCGAGTTGGCGGCAGTGACTGCCGCAAAGCAGGAGGTAATGGGTGGGGCGATGACCGATGCCTCCCAAAAAGACAAGGCGCAACAGATCAACCAGCTGCTGGCCGAGGCCTATGAAAACTTGCAGGCTGGCAAGCTGGAGGAGGCAAAAGGATTGTTGCAGAAGGTGCTGGATATCGACCCGCAAAACCCCTTTGCCCTGATGAACATGGCGGTCATTTCTGAAAAAGAGGGCAAGACGCAACAGGCTCTCGCCCTGTACCGGGCGGTCATTGCCCAGGGTTCGGCGGCGGTTGCCGGTACGTCGAGCGACTCCGGCAAGAGGGGTGCAAGCCTTTTGGAGATAGCCCGGGAAGGTATCGAACGTCTTGAAAAGAATGGGGTTTCCCAGTGAAAATCCGAGCTATTCCACCGAAAACAAGCTTCCGGCAGGGGCTGCGCCGTACAGACCGATGAAAAAACTTGGTGAAATATTGATTGAAGGGGGGCTGTCGCCGGCAGCCGTTGAGCAGGCCTTGACAAGCCAACAGGAAAGCTCCCATCTGCTGGGCGAGATCCTCATTAAAAATGGCGATATCGACGAACTCGCGGTGTTGACTGGCCTTGGAAAACAGTTTGAGATGCCGGTGCGGGCGGCCTTGCCGGTTGAGATAGATACCGGGTTTACCGCCCGAATCCCCATCGGCTTTTTGAAAATGCATCATCTGGTACCGGTCTTTAGCGGTGCGGAGCGTTATCTGGCGGTGAATAATCCCTCGTTATTTCATGCGGTTGACGATGTGCGCCGGCTTCTTGGCAATCCCTCCTTGCCGCTGGTTTTGGCCCCGGTTGCAAGCATTCTCAAGGCGATCAACTACGCCTACGATATGACCCAGACCTCGGCGGATGCCGTCATGCAGGATATCGACGATGAAGACCCGCAACGGCTGTTCACTGAGATCGAGGAAGTTGGCGATCTGCTTGACGATACCAGCGATTCGCCGGTCATTCGTCTCGTTAACCTGATGTTTTCCCAGGCGATACGGGATAACGCCTCGGATATCCACATCGAGCCCTACCAGGGCCATCTGAAGATCCGCCAACGCCTGGACGGCATTCTCTATGATATGCTCAGTCCCCCGAAGCATGTTCAGCCGGCCCTGGTGTCCAGGATAAAAATCATGGCTAAGCTGAATATTGCCGAAAAGCGCCTGCCCCAGGACGGCCGCATCGAGCTGAAGGTTGCTGACCGGGAGATCGATGTGCGGGTTTCCACTCTGCCGACCGCCTTCGGTGAGCGGGTGGTACTGCGCCTCCTGAAAAAATCATCGGTTCTCCTGTCCCTTGCCGACCTCGGTATGCCGGAGGACCGGCTCCTGCCATTTTCCAGGGCAATCCGTGCGCCAAACGGCATCGTTCTGGTCACCGGACCGACCGGTTCGGGCAAGACGACGACCCTCTATGCCGCTCTTTCGGAGATCAATACCACCGACATCAATATCATCACCGTCGAAGATCCGATCGAATACCGGATAAACGGCATCGGCCAGGTGCAGATCAATCCCAAGATCGATCTCACCTTTGCCTCCGGTCTCCGGTCGATCGTCCGCCAGGATCCGGATGTTATCCTCGTCGGTGAGATCCGCGACATGGAGACCGCTGAAATCGCCATCCAGTCGGCCTTGACCGGCCATCTGGTTTTTTCCACCCTTCATACCAACGACTCGGCCGGGGCCATCACCCGTCTTCGGGATATGGGGATCGAGCCCTTCCTTATCGCCTCTTCGGTTAGCGCCATTCTTGCCCAGCGGCTGGTGCGGATCATCTGCCCGCACTGCAAGGAGGAATATCTGCCGACGGCGGCGATGCTCAGCAGCATTGGTCTCGATCCAGTCGCCTGCCAGGGGCGGCCCGTGTATCGCGGCAGGGGCTGCGATAAATGCCTGTATACCGGCTACAAGGGCCGCTGCGGCATATTTGAGCTTCTGCTCATGACCCAGGAGATGAAGGCCCTGGTTTTACGGACCTCGGATGCCAATCAGATCAAAAAGATGGCGGTAGAAAGCGGCATGGTGACCCTGTCGGGCGATGGGGCAATGAAGGTCCTGCAGGGGATCACGACGATTGAGGAGGTATACCGGGTGTCCCAGGCATAGGGGCCCGGAGGAGTGATTTGATGAGCAGGTATTCTTGGTGGCATTCTTTATTGGCAAAGGCCTCGCTGGCCCGTGTATTGGCGAGCGGAGTTTTTCTGTTGCTTGTCAATGTCCTGTTTTGTTCGGTCGGCATTTCTCCCAGCCGGGCGGAGGGTATTCGTGGTATTTACGGCCTCGCCGCTGAAAATCTCGATGCAACTCTGCCGCGCATCAAGGATGCTCATGTCACCAGCGTGTTTGTCGCTCCCCACCAGCCATCAATTGCACATCTGAAGCAGGAAGGCGTCAAGGTTTTCTTGACTCTCAACGCCTTTGGCGGCAGGGAGGGGTGGGACAAATATCCCGATTCGGTGCCGGTCACAGCTTCCGGGGAAGCCATATCGCCCAGGCTCGGCGGGATATGCCCAAGCCATCCCGCCTGGCGTGCCGACCGTTTGCGCCTTCTTGCCGCCTGGCTGGAGCAATTCGGCGATACCGAGGAAGGAATCGACGGGGTATGGCTGGATTTCATCCGCTATCCCGGCCACTGGGAGTCGTCCAATCCGGACATCCCCGATACCTGCTATTGTCCTCGGTGCCTGCAGCTGTTTCAGACTGAAAAAGGGGTGGCTGTTCCGCAAGGCTTATCGGTCAGGAGGGCCGCCGAATGGATTCATATCCAAGCCGAAGAACAATGGCGACAGTGGAAAAAGGAGCAGATCGTATCCTTTGTCCGGGATGTGCGCGCCCTCATTGATTCATCCCAGGGCGGTGGAAGGATCAAACTTGGCGCCTTCCTCGTGCCCTGGCGGCAGGGGGAACGCGGTGGGGCGGTGCTTGCCGGTCTGGCCCAGGATGCTCGGCAGCTGGCGCCATACGTCGATGTCTTTTCGCCCATGGTCTATCATCAAATGCTTGGGCAAAACCCTGGCTGGGTCCGGGATATCAGTGAATACTTTCACGATGTAACCGGCAAGGCGGTATGGCCGATCGTTCAGGCCGGGCAGGTTGAGAGGGAGGAATTTGCCGAGGCGGGGCAGGCGGTGAGGGCGAGCGGCGCCGAAGGGATGCTGGTCTATACCCTTCCTGCCATGCAACAGCATCATTGGCTGACTCTTGGGCAGTTTCAGCCGCTTCACAACCTCCTGCCCAATCCGCAGTTCCGTGTAGCCTCCGAAGACAGTAGTGGTCTGCCGGAGTTCTGGAGGTATC
Coding sequences:
- the gspE gene encoding type II secretion system ATPase GspE, which codes for MGFPSENPSYSTENKLPAGAAPYRPMKKLGEILIEGGLSPAAVEQALTSQQESSHLLGEILIKNGDIDELAVLTGLGKQFEMPVRAALPVEIDTGFTARIPIGFLKMHHLVPVFSGAERYLAVNNPSLFHAVDDVRRLLGNPSLPLVLAPVASILKAINYAYDMTQTSADAVMQDIDDEDPQRLFTEIEEVGDLLDDTSDSPVIRLVNLMFSQAIRDNASDIHIEPYQGHLKIRQRLDGILYDMLSPPKHVQPALVSRIKIMAKLNIAEKRLPQDGRIELKVADREIDVRVSTLPTAFGERVVLRLLKKSSVLLSLADLGMPEDRLLPFSRAIRAPNGIVLVTGPTGSGKTTTLYAALSEINTTDINIITVEDPIEYRINGIGQVQINPKIDLTFASGLRSIVRQDPDVILVGEIRDMETAEIAIQSALTGHLVFSTLHTNDSAGAITRLRDMGIEPFLIASSVSAILAQRLVRIICPHCKEEYLPTAAMLSSIGLDPVACQGRPVYRGRGCDKCLYTGYKGRCGIFELLLMTQEMKALVLRTSDANQIKKMAVESGMVTLSGDGAMKVLQGITTIEEVYRVSQA